The Arachis duranensis cultivar V14167 chromosome 2, aradu.V14167.gnm2.J7QH, whole genome shotgun sequence genome has a window encoding:
- the LOC107474469 gene encoding uncharacterized protein LOC107474469 — protein MIENNKVQRRKEENHKKHQANTQGQNNNAEDTKSRRDQPGSPKKKNEQNQVSKRERDTVEEEEANTTKEIVTHECKVLKDSTNKLKNETKTEGKAWKRQARQVEAITKKEKEKENEKFKQQKRKAEETSRMDIDNPNLKIKRMTGKEEIREIVAAGQPYKEEESENDEDEIQWRHEKSSGSGLRRGWKTKSGARNYTLHN, from the exons ATGATCGAAAACAACAAGGTtcaaagaagaaaggaagaaaatcacaaaaaacatCAGGCAAATACACAAGGACAAAACAACAATGCTGAGGATACAAAATCACGAAGAGATCAACCAGGGAGCCCAAAAAAGAAGAACGAACAAAACCAGGTgtcaaaaagagaaagagatacTGTAGAGGAGGAAGAAGCTAATACAACAAAGGAAATAGTGACCCACGAGTGTAAGGTTCTGAAAGATTCCACAAACAAGCtgaaaaatgaaacaaaaacaGAAGGGAAGGCTTGGAAGAGACAAGCCAGACAAGTAGAAGCCataaccaaaaaagaaaaagagaaagaaaatgaaaaatttaagCAGCAGAAAAGGAAGGCAGAAGAAACAAGCCGAATGGACATTGACAATCCAAACctgaaaataaagagaatgacTGGAAAAGAGGAAATTAGAGAGATAGTGGCTGCAGGGCAGCCCT ACaaggaggaagaaagtgaaaatGATGAAGATGAGATACAATGGAGGCATGAAAAATCTAGTGGCAGTGGATTGCGAAGGGGATGGAAGACAAAGAGTGGTGCACGGAATTACACTTTGCACAACTGA
- the LOC107474468 gene encoding uncharacterized protein LOC107474468 codes for MNANDAAKADPLMRGICLTGDKTLVALYNTGASLSFISFDKVEELGLKVSELAFDLHVHTPYQTVMTRLGCRQVDFKLENREFIHDLISLPIIRTEMILGFDWMSKNRVLLDYFERSIRFMPEGEGGAVVAGGYYLNSLMVNCHGEECQGYILLAANALGDNQNLDQILVVKDFSEVFPEDIPEFPPQKENGSDRAGRIEDSIGRTSEQEVYSTECITIGSASFIGEEVG; via the coding sequence ATGAACGCCAATGATGCTGCTAAGGCGGATCCGTTGATGAGAGGTATATGCTTAACTGGTGATAAAACATTGGTTGCCTTATATAATACTGGAGCTTcgctttcttttatttcatttgatAAGGTTGAGGAACTAGGATTGAAGGTTTCAGAATTAGCATTTGATTTACATGTGCATACCCCGTATCAGACAGTTATGACTAGGTTAGGTTGTAGGCAAGTAGATTTCAAGCTTGAGAATAGAGAATTTATCCATGACTTAATTTCTTTGCCAATAATTAGGACAGAGATGATTTTGGGGTTTGATTGGATGTCCAAGAATAGAGTTTTGTTGGATTACTTTGAGCGATCCATTCGGTTTATGCcggaaggagaaggaggagcaGTGGTAGCTGGGGGTTATTACCTGAACTCTTTAATGGTGAACTGTCATGGGGAAGAGTGTCAGGGTTATATACTGTTGGCTGCGAATGCGTTAGGTGATAATCAGAACTTAGATCAAATCTTGGTAGTTAAAGACTTTTCGGAAGTGTTTCCGGAAGATATTCCCGAGTTCCCACCTCAAAAGGAGAATGGTTCTGATAGAGCTGGTAGAATTGAAGACTCAATTGGAAGAACTTCTGAACAAGAGGTTTATTCGACCGAGTGTATCACCATAGGGAGCGCTAGTTTTATTGGTGAAGAAGTAGGATGA